The following proteins come from a genomic window of Lineus longissimus chromosome 18, tnLinLong1.2, whole genome shotgun sequence:
- the LOC135502296 gene encoding uncharacterized protein LOC135502296: protein MVADQFFGGFLYLVLAFAVNSANARDECNPQREIDLGTVRPGLSPYPGPKAGKDFWAWINIGSPYQPRATWRIKKHATDSVSNRTSVFYVPYSHDGSDFKDEAACSRGIYMGQNYALYCIFEGSYVPDHIDDVHLSVNFKTPCNEVRISAKLTAWIEMGGMKLPTLVGLPERNIEFYNRRTKINVTVGLKLNASDMHIANFSEQPDVVSEKKNGRNNHPGRSFSRVFATTWKGEHLSYNRDGVRGYSGKFELTRKEGNVGLESLLARYHWTINIGAPARSSFTIETFSQFALQRTADPRPAVWIDTEERDSSLIRKLTEDEEGTLLLPLVVQKNSTYPLTFVCWGEHALGRPNITVHRKSEETGRWKKIRRDADFYNGQEYLNEHLGYSQFNYYAIDPMISIGESALYKCKAAYGGVVARKIFKVIVVERIDVTTPNQSPVALDDAAFNQDFRFTCNASEPGAKYEFYSTNYFNELVYGSSMDHDPHNEQVHASEHFTITESEGIAHLDIRAGYEPTPALHRGRSFRLVCVAKGKFTSGAAYVDFVSEIERRVGTVHRRKV, encoded by the exons ATGGTTGCCGATCAATTTTTTGGAGGATTTCTGTACCTGGTGCTCGCATTTGCAGTAAATTCG GCAAATGCACGTGATGAATGTAATCCTCAACGTGAAATCGATCTGGGGACAGTCCGACCTGGCCTTAGCCCGTATCCAGGACCCAAAGCTGGAAAGGACTTCTGGGCATGGATTAACATCGGCAGTCCATATCAACCGAGAGCCACCTGGAGGATAAAGAAACACGCCACGGACAGCGTGTCGAACCGGACAAGTGTATTCTATGTGCCCTACTCTC ATGACGGCAGTGATTTCAAGGATGAGGCTGCCTGTTCAAGGGGCATATATATGGGTCAAAACTACGCATTATACTGCATTTTTGAAGGGTCTTACGTGCCTGATCATATCGACGATGTCCATCTGTCTGTTAACTTCAAGACCCCCTGCAATGAGGTCAGAATATCTGCGAAGCTAACCGCGTGGATTGAAATGGGCGGAATGAAATTGCCAACACTTGTAGGCCTACCCGAGCGAAATATCGAATTTTACAACAGAAGGACCAAAATTAATGTCACAGTCGGATTGAAACTGAATGCAAGTGATATGCACATCGCCAACTTCTCCGAACAACCGGATGTTGTAAGTGAAAAGAAAAATGGCCGCAATAATCACCCAGGTCGGTCTTTCTCTCGTGTTTTTGCAACGACATGGAAGGGAGAACACCTGAGTTATAATCGGGACGGTGTGAGAGGATATTCTGGGAAATTTGAACTTACTAGGAAAGAAGGCAACGTTGGTCTTGAATCCCTGCTTGCTCGGTATCACTGGACTATCAACATTGGTGCGCCTGCTCGGAGCTCTTTTACCATCGAGACCTTCAGCCAATTCGCGCTGCAAAGAACTGCGGACCCAAGGCCAGCAGTGTGGATAGACACCGAGGAGAGAGACAGCAGCTTGATAAGAAAACTTACCGAGGATGAAGAGGGGACACTGTTATTACCACTTGTTGTCCAGAAAAACTCAACTTACCCCCTGACCTTCGTTTGCTGGGGTGAACACGCACTTGGAAGACCCAATATTACAGTGCACAGAAAATCCGAAGAGACTGGTCGGTGGAAGAAAATACGCAGAGACGCAGACTTCTATAATGGTCAAGAATATCTAAATGAACACCTTGGTTACTCGCAGTTCAACTATTACGCTATCGACCCAATGATTTCTATTGGTGAGAGCGCCCTCTATAAGTGCAAGGCAGCGTATGGAGGCGTCGTTGCGCGCAAGATCTTTAAGGTTATAGTTGTGGAGAGAATAGATGTTACCACGCCGAATCAGTCCCCGGTTGCTTTGGATGACGCCGCATTCAACCAG GATTTCCGTTTCACATGTAACGCCAGCGAACCAGGTGCAAAATACGAGTTCTATTCGACCAACTACTTCAATGAGTTGGTCTACGGTTCTTCTATGGATCATGATCCCCATAATGAACAAGTACATGCCTCAGAGCATTTCACCATCACGGAGTCAGAAGGCATCGCTCACTTGGACATCAGAGCTGGATACGAACCCACACCTGCGCTGCATAGGGGCCGCTCATTCAGGCTCGTCTGCGTGGCCAAGGGGAAGTTCACATCTGGGGCAGCTTACGTGGATTTTGTGTCGGAAATTGAACGGCGCGTGGGTACAGTTCATCGCCGGAAGGTTTAG
- the LOC135502297 gene encoding uncharacterized protein LOC135502297 isoform X2 translates to MESLCDYPHTKCESKAGEYQTCFSETSCCYNKYNSHSTCCGLRGTAVTTCPTLVSSTLYCYGTYSYCCASNTEYYGPGLFYSCCDYCAKFGCGIHSPISKLAGGIIGGIVCLILVIIIPVAMCWSAPWKLRKIQPMKMRNTQIDQVHRQPPSRDRGSDEAQNPGKPFAGAP, encoded by the exons ATGGAAA GTCTGTGTGACTACCCCCACACGAAATGCGAATCTAAAGCAGGAGAATACCAGACGTGCTTCTCCGAAACATCATGCTGTTATAATAAATACAACTCGCACTCGACGTGCTGCGGACTGAGGGGAACGGCGGTGACCACATGTCCCACTCTCGTTTCGTCCACGCTCTACTGCTACGGAACATACTCCTACTGCTGTGCATCAAATACTGAGTATTATGGACCTGGACTCTTTTATTCCTGCTGTGACTATTGCGCTAAGTTTGGATGCGGCATCCATTCGCCAATAAG CAAACTAGCCGGCGGCATCATTGGCGGGATCGTGTGTTTGAttctcgtcatcatcatccccgTAGCGATGTGTTGGTCAGCACCTTGGAAACTTAGAAAGATCCAACCAA TGAAGATGAGAAATACGCAAATCGATCAAGTTCACCGACAGCCACCATCCCGCGATCGTGGTTCGGACGAAGCCCAGAATCCCGGGAAGCCATTTGCTGGTGCTCCATAA
- the LOC135502297 gene encoding uncharacterized protein LOC135502297 isoform X1: protein MEMKVLYLISVLTVYFQEGLCDYPHTKCESKAGEYQTCFSETSCCYNKYNSHSTCCGLRGTAVTTCPTLVSSTLYCYGTYSYCCASNTEYYGPGLFYSCCDYCAKFGCGIHSPISKLAGGIIGGIVCLILVIIIPVAMCWSAPWKLRKIQPMKMRNTQIDQVHRQPPSRDRGSDEAQNPGKPFAGAP, encoded by the exons ATGGAAATGAAGGTCCTCTACTTAATTTCTGTACTTACAGTTTACTTCCAAGAAG GTCTGTGTGACTACCCCCACACGAAATGCGAATCTAAAGCAGGAGAATACCAGACGTGCTTCTCCGAAACATCATGCTGTTATAATAAATACAACTCGCACTCGACGTGCTGCGGACTGAGGGGAACGGCGGTGACCACATGTCCCACTCTCGTTTCGTCCACGCTCTACTGCTACGGAACATACTCCTACTGCTGTGCATCAAATACTGAGTATTATGGACCTGGACTCTTTTATTCCTGCTGTGACTATTGCGCTAAGTTTGGATGCGGCATCCATTCGCCAATAAG CAAACTAGCCGGCGGCATCATTGGCGGGATCGTGTGTTTGAttctcgtcatcatcatccccgTAGCGATGTGTTGGTCAGCACCTTGGAAACTTAGAAAGATCCAACCAA TGAAGATGAGAAATACGCAAATCGATCAAGTTCACCGACAGCCACCATCCCGCGATCGTGGTTCGGACGAAGCCCAGAATCCCGGGAAGCCATTTGCTGGTGCTCCATAA